A genome region from Candidatus Bathyarchaeota archaeon includes the following:
- a CDS encoding GNAT family N-acetyltransferase codes for MVTTNLDKIFNPQVVAIIGASDAEGSVGYAIVKNFTQLGYAGKVYFVNIRKPEILGVKTYQSVDQIPEPVDLAMIATPAKTVPDVMEECGRANVKGVIIVSAGFKETGAAGKALEEKILQIARKYGIRVIGPNCIGIIRPRKNLNATFLDKMPKPGNIAFLSQSGALGSAILDWAINENIGFSNFVSVGSMIDVDFGDLIDYFGGDPKTKSILMYVEGITEARKFMSAARHFARTKPIIVVKSGKFAESAKAAASHTGSLSGEDDIYDAAFKRAGIVRVDEIADLFNAAEVLGTQPLPKGPRLAVITNAGGPGVMATDSLIAQGGRLAHLSQKTLDSLNAVLPPFWSRGNPIDVLGDAHADRYRIAVEACLNDENIDGILIVYTQQAVSESVEIAKSIVELVRSKTYQNKTILTSFMGSGAVQEANKILNANNIPTYSTPEQAIKTYMYMYNYQRNIDLLYETPEELPVDAAPPKRPIQVILRNAAFEDREVLTEDEAKRILKYYNFPVVRTAVANNVDEAVAYAQDMGFPVVLKILSPQIVHKSDAGGVILNVNSAREVREAFETLIQRATAYNPNAQIIGVTVQPMIEKKGYEIILGGKTDPVFGPVILFGMGGVGVELFKDYAIGLPPLNTALIDRMMEETKVYRLLKGYRGENPVDLKRLYETMLLFSQLLVDFPQIKEIDINPLLINEKEACILDARIVIDKDKVCKQFEPHEHMVISPYPKKYELLWTLKNGQEVMLRPIKPEDEPLWLQWFQSLSEEAIRYRFFQMLKDTPHEVRVRYCNIDYDREIAIVAEMVEDSKKKILGVSRLSIEPDGKSGEMAFIVSDYWQGLGLGTKMVDYTLDIAKEKGVESVYAIMLPDNYRALSLTKKMGFDIEYLNDGTVKGELDLKNEDIDIRCLRQKITLETPIEEKTAIQAVPKEAKREAKQRQPEVASA; via the coding sequence ATGGTAACAACCAACCTTGACAAGATTTTTAATCCTCAAGTTGTAGCTATCATTGGCGCCAGCGATGCGGAAGGCTCAGTAGGCTATGCTATTGTGAAGAATTTTACTCAACTGGGCTATGCTGGCAAAGTGTATTTTGTTAACATTCGCAAACCAGAAATTTTGGGCGTTAAAACTTACCAGTCGGTTGATCAGATTCCTGAACCTGTAGATTTAGCCATGATTGCCACACCAGCCAAGACGGTTCCCGATGTAATGGAGGAATGTGGAAGAGCAAACGTGAAAGGCGTAATAATCGTTTCAGCTGGCTTTAAAGAAACTGGCGCTGCAGGAAAAGCGCTGGAAGAAAAAATTCTGCAGATTGCACGGAAATACGGCATCCGCGTTATCGGTCCAAACTGCATCGGAATAATTCGACCCCGAAAGAACCTTAACGCTACTTTCCTTGATAAAATGCCAAAGCCTGGCAATATTGCTTTTCTGTCTCAAAGTGGTGCTTTGGGCTCAGCTATCCTTGATTGGGCAATCAATGAAAACATCGGCTTTAGCAACTTTGTCTCTGTCGGCTCAATGATTGATGTGGACTTTGGCGATTTGATTGATTACTTTGGTGGTGACCCTAAAACTAAGAGCATACTAATGTATGTGGAAGGCATAACTGAAGCCCGCAAGTTCATGAGTGCCGCACGGCACTTCGCAAGAACCAAACCCATAATTGTCGTGAAATCAGGCAAGTTTGCTGAAAGCGCGAAAGCTGCTGCTTCTCACACGGGTTCTCTTTCAGGCGAGGATGACATTTATGATGCTGCATTCAAGCGTGCTGGTATTGTTCGTGTGGATGAAATAGCTGACTTATTTAACGCTGCTGAGGTTTTGGGGACTCAACCCTTGCCTAAAGGTCCAAGACTTGCTGTGATAACTAATGCTGGTGGGCCAGGTGTGATGGCTACTGATTCTCTGATTGCTCAAGGGGGCAGGTTGGCTCATTTAAGCCAAAAAACCTTGGATTCTCTCAACGCTGTTTTGCCTCCGTTTTGGAGCCGCGGCAACCCAATTGATGTTCTCGGTGATGCTCATGCTGACCGTTACAGGATTGCGGTTGAAGCCTGCTTAAACGATGAGAATATTGATGGCATTTTGATTGTTTACACTCAGCAGGCTGTTTCTGAATCGGTTGAAATAGCCAAAAGCATAGTGGAGCTTGTACGTAGTAAAACTTACCAGAACAAAACTATATTGACTTCTTTCATGGGTTCTGGTGCGGTGCAGGAAGCAAACAAAATCCTCAATGCTAACAATATCCCGACTTATTCAACGCCTGAGCAAGCCATCAAAACCTACATGTACATGTACAATTACCAACGGAACATTGATTTGCTGTATGAAACACCTGAAGAGTTGCCTGTTGATGCTGCGCCTCCAAAACGTCCAATTCAAGTTATTCTTAGAAATGCGGCTTTTGAAGACCGTGAAGTGCTAACTGAAGATGAAGCTAAAAGAATACTAAAGTACTACAATTTCCCAGTCGTGAGGACTGCTGTTGCTAACAATGTCGATGAGGCGGTTGCGTACGCGCAAGACATGGGTTTCCCTGTTGTCTTAAAGATTTTGTCACCGCAAATCGTGCACAAAAGCGATGCTGGCGGCGTAATCCTTAATGTGAATTCTGCACGTGAAGTGCGTGAAGCGTTTGAAACTTTAATTCAAAGAGCAACAGCTTACAATCCTAACGCTCAAATAATCGGTGTTACAGTTCAGCCCATGATTGAGAAGAAAGGCTACGAAATCATCCTCGGCGGCAAAACTGACCCTGTTTTTGGCCCCGTAATCCTCTTTGGCATGGGCGGAGTAGGCGTGGAACTGTTTAAGGATTACGCGATTGGGTTGCCACCGCTAAACACTGCGCTTATTGACAGGATGATGGAAGAAACCAAGGTTTATCGGCTTCTCAAAGGCTATCGCGGTGAAAACCCCGTTGACCTCAAACGACTCTATGAAACTATGTTGCTATTCTCCCAGTTGCTGGTTGATTTTCCGCAGATAAAAGAAATAGACATCAACCCCCTGTTAATCAACGAGAAAGAAGCCTGCATACTTGATGCGCGAATTGTTATCGACAAAGACAAAGTCTGCAAGCAATTTGAGCCCCATGAACACATGGTAATTAGTCCTTACCCCAAAAAATACGAGCTCCTTTGGACGCTCAAAAACGGGCAAGAAGTAATGCTTCGACCTATAAAACCTGAAGATGAACCTTTATGGCTACAGTGGTTCCAAAGCCTCTCAGAGGAAGCCATACGTTACCGTTTCTTCCAGATGTTAAAGGATACGCCGCATGAAGTTCGAGTCCGCTACTGCAACATTGATTACGACAGAGAAATCGCCATTGTCGCCGAAATGGTGGAGGACAGCAAGAAGAAAATTCTTGGCGTAAGCCGCCTCAGCATCGAGCCAGATGGCAAGAGCGGGGAGATGGCTTTTATTGTTAGTGACTACTGGCAGGGCTTGGGTTTAGGCACTAAGATGGTTGATTACACGCTTGACATCGCCAAAGAGAAGGGTGTTGAAAGCGTTTACGCAATCATGCTGCCTGACAACTATAGAGCTTTGAGCCTCACTAAGAAAATGGGCTTCGACATTGAATACCTAAACGATGGCACCGTCAAAGGAGAACTCGACCTCAAAAATGAAGACATAGACATTCGTTGTCTACGGCAAAAAATAACGTTGGAAACGCCAATAGAAGAAAAGACGGCAATACAAGCAGTGCCAAAAGAAGCTAAGCGTGAAGCGAAACAGCGGCAACCAGAAGTTGCCTCTGCTTAA